A genomic stretch from Croceibacterium aestuarii includes:
- a CDS encoding GFA family protein, with protein MMTETGRKSGGCQCGTVRYSVDLADAEAYLCHCRMCQRATGGFAASFVQIPGGEIEWHAEPTWYASSPIAKRAFCPACGTPLGFKFNNRTGLDITLGSLDEPYGLDPVAHAGAESLHESWIDTSALPRHRSDETPSVVQAWQEAGLEVPG; from the coding sequence ATGATGACTGAAACAGGCAGAAAGTCGGGCGGTTGCCAGTGCGGCACGGTCCGTTACTCGGTCGATCTCGCCGATGCCGAAGCCTACCTGTGCCATTGCCGGATGTGTCAGCGCGCGACCGGCGGCTTCGCCGCCAGCTTCGTGCAGATTCCCGGCGGTGAGATTGAGTGGCACGCCGAGCCGACATGGTACGCGAGTTCGCCGATTGCCAAGCGGGCCTTTTGCCCTGCCTGCGGGACGCCGCTTGGCTTCAAGTTCAACAATCGGACCGGTCTCGACATAACCCTGGGCAGCCTTGACGAGCCGTACGGTCTCGACCCGGTGGCGCACGCCGGGGCCGAGAGTCTCCACGAAAGCTGGATCGACACCTCGGCGCTCCCGCGCCACCGGAGCGACGAGACTCCCAGCGTCGTCCAGGCATGGCAGGAAGCCGGTCTCGAGGTGCCCGGGTGA
- a CDS encoding alpha/beta fold hydrolase: MSSADYETFASFDGTELAIHRMGSGRPVLLLHGLFSNARTNWIRFGHAQRLADAGFEAIMPDLRAHGHSARPHDPAAYPPDVLVRDAKALVAHLELDDFDLGGFSLGARTAVRCVLTGMAPRKLVLAGMGLEGLAGWNRRSAFFIDAIDRFDEVKNGDPAFMAVAFMKTQKIDRVAARLLLQAVDDTVASELADVKVPTLVVCGDKDRDNGSPMKLVEALPDAAFAEIPGTHMSSVTEEALSEEMVRFLAA, from the coding sequence GTGAGTTCTGCCGACTACGAGACGTTCGCGAGTTTCGACGGCACCGAACTGGCCATCCACCGCATGGGCAGCGGCCGCCCGGTTCTCTTGCTGCACGGCTTGTTTTCCAATGCCCGGACCAACTGGATCCGTTTCGGTCACGCCCAGCGACTGGCCGACGCGGGATTCGAAGCCATCATGCCCGACCTGCGCGCGCACGGACATAGCGCCCGGCCCCACGATCCGGCGGCCTATCCGCCCGATGTGCTGGTGCGCGATGCGAAGGCGCTGGTGGCGCATCTCGAGCTCGACGATTTCGACCTCGGCGGCTTCTCGCTCGGCGCCCGGACGGCGGTGCGCTGCGTGCTGACCGGGATGGCGCCGCGCAAGCTGGTGCTGGCGGGGATGGGGCTTGAAGGTCTCGCCGGATGGAACCGACGCTCGGCTTTCTTCATCGATGCAATCGACCGCTTCGACGAAGTGAAGAATGGCGATCCCGCGTTCATGGCCGTCGCCTTCATGAAGACGCAGAAAATCGATCGGGTGGCGGCTCGGCTGCTGCTGCAGGCGGTGGACGACACAGTCGCAAGCGAACTGGCGGACGTGAAGGTCCCCACACTGGTGGTGTGCGGAGACAAGGATCGCGACAACGGATCTCCGATGAAGCTGGTCGAAGCTCTGCCCGATGCAGCGTTCGCCGAAATTCCAGGCACGCACATGAGTTCGGTTACCGAAGAGGCGCTGTCGGAGGAGATGGTGCGCTTCCTCGCGGCTTGA
- a CDS encoding HlyD family secretion protein, producing MAEADPSIVETETEAPPAEKRRWGRLALMISVPLLLVIGAVIYWQGMQGKVSTDNAYIQQNMVSVSAEVGGKIVEVNTAENHHVNAGDLLFRIDPSTYELQVQQANAAIANAQANVTALSNSADLSGADIAAAREDIAFAQSRFARQKQLMEKGFTTKADYDAAQHAVEQAREELRQAQARQAAAKAQLAEGSAVPGENPQIAAAKAQKASAELALQRTEVRAPASGRVAEADRLQVGNQLLPNLPVLTIVQDGSTYVEANFKETDLDEMRVGQPAKLKFDAYPGLELKGHVASIGAGTGSEFSVLPAQNASGNWVKVTQRVPVRIAVDEKSPRPLLAGLSTHVTVYTSGEK from the coding sequence ATGGCTGAAGCCGATCCCAGCATCGTCGAAACCGAAACCGAAGCACCTCCGGCCGAGAAGCGCCGTTGGGGGCGCCTTGCGCTGATGATTTCCGTTCCGCTGCTGCTGGTCATCGGCGCGGTCATCTACTGGCAGGGCATGCAGGGGAAGGTCTCTACAGACAATGCCTACATCCAGCAGAACATGGTCTCGGTCAGTGCCGAAGTCGGTGGCAAGATCGTCGAGGTGAACACGGCGGAAAACCACCACGTGAACGCGGGTGACCTTCTGTTCCGCATCGATCCCTCGACCTACGAGCTGCAGGTTCAGCAAGCCAATGCGGCGATTGCCAATGCGCAGGCCAACGTCACCGCACTGTCCAACTCTGCCGACCTCTCCGGCGCCGACATCGCGGCCGCGCGCGAAGACATCGCCTTCGCCCAATCGCGCTTCGCGCGGCAGAAGCAACTGATGGAAAAAGGCTTCACGACGAAAGCCGACTACGATGCAGCCCAGCACGCGGTCGAGCAGGCGCGCGAGGAGCTCCGGCAGGCGCAAGCCCGGCAGGCTGCCGCCAAAGCCCAGCTGGCAGAAGGATCCGCGGTTCCCGGCGAAAACCCGCAGATTGCCGCCGCCAAGGCCCAGAAGGCGTCCGCCGAGTTGGCGCTGCAGCGGACCGAGGTTCGCGCGCCTGCTTCCGGCCGCGTGGCCGAGGCCGATCGCCTGCAGGTCGGCAACCAGTTGCTGCCCAACTTGCCTGTGCTGACCATTGTTCAGGATGGCAGCACTTATGTCGAGGCCAACTTCAAGGAAACCGATCTCGACGAAATGCGTGTGGGCCAACCCGCCAAGCTCAAGTTCGACGCTTATCCGGGCCTCGAGCTAAAGGGTCACGTCGCCTCGATCGGGGCCGGCACGGGGTCCGAATTCTCCGTCCTCCCGGCACAGAATGCGAGCGGCAACTGGGTCAAGGTCACCCAGCGCGTCCCAGTGCGTATTGCCGTCGACGAGAAAAGCCCGCGGCCACTTCTCGCCGGCCTGTCCACTCACGTGACCGTTTACACCAGCGGAGAAAAGTAA
- a CDS encoding DHA2 family efflux MFS transporter permease subunit codes for MATAAPARGEGSPAAPGTPLEDVASLPSINPNLMIVGVMGASLLQVLDTTIANVAIPHMQSALGATADSVTWVLTSYIIAAAVATPITGWLADRIGARRLFIMSTAGFILASMACGTAVNLTEMVIFRAIQGVAGAFIAPLSQSFMLDATKPSKHPQMMALWGLGVMIGPIAGPVLGGWLTENFNWRFVFYVNLPVGVLALVILLATLPHRPLRKRRFDLAGFGYIALGLASLQLMLDRGQQQDWFASKEIWAYLVMSVSGLWLTAVHFTTAKEPLFERELFQDRNFVVSVIFMLIVGLVMFAVMALLPPLMQRLLGYGVIDTGLALMPRGVGVLISMQLAGLLVRRGLDARILVASGFAIVAVSLWQMIHWSLGVDYNHIWWTGVIQGLGIGFIFIPLQTVAFATLQPRFRTDGSSLLNLTRSIGSSIGISLTTVMLTRSLQTSHADLASHITTGTSSAFDISKMDQYQTVGDAAFAMLDAEINRQAAMIGYLNDFWFMMWICVASIPLVLFMNKPARRRKSPGGEAAPVVLD; via the coding sequence GTGGCGACCGCGGCTCCAGCGCGCGGTGAAGGCTCGCCTGCTGCCCCCGGTACCCCGCTGGAGGACGTGGCGTCCCTCCCCTCGATCAACCCCAACCTGATGATCGTCGGCGTGATGGGCGCCAGTTTGCTGCAGGTGCTCGACACGACGATTGCCAACGTCGCGATACCGCACATGCAATCCGCCCTCGGCGCCACGGCCGACAGCGTGACCTGGGTCCTGACGAGCTACATCATTGCCGCAGCCGTGGCGACGCCGATCACCGGCTGGCTGGCCGACCGGATAGGCGCTCGCCGCTTGTTCATCATGTCGACCGCGGGATTCATCCTGGCCTCGATGGCCTGCGGCACCGCAGTGAACCTTACCGAGATGGTGATCTTCCGGGCCATCCAGGGCGTCGCCGGCGCGTTCATCGCGCCCTTGAGCCAGAGCTTCATGCTCGATGCCACCAAGCCGAGCAAACACCCGCAAATGATGGCGCTCTGGGGCCTCGGGGTCATGATCGGGCCGATCGCGGGCCCCGTCCTGGGCGGCTGGCTGACCGAAAACTTCAACTGGCGTTTCGTCTTCTACGTCAACCTGCCGGTCGGCGTTCTGGCGCTGGTGATCCTGCTCGCCACCCTGCCTCATCGTCCCCTGCGCAAGCGAAGGTTCGACCTGGCGGGCTTCGGCTACATCGCGCTGGGACTCGCCTCCCTTCAGCTCATGCTCGACCGGGGCCAGCAACAGGACTGGTTCGCGTCCAAGGAAATCTGGGCCTATCTTGTAATGTCCGTCTCGGGCCTCTGGCTGACGGCGGTTCACTTCACGACCGCGAAGGAGCCGCTGTTCGAACGCGAGCTGTTCCAGGACCGCAATTTCGTGGTCTCGGTCATCTTCATGCTGATCGTCGGCCTGGTGATGTTCGCGGTCATGGCCCTTCTGCCTCCGCTCATGCAGCGCCTGCTCGGCTACGGAGTCATCGATACAGGCCTCGCCCTGATGCCGCGCGGCGTGGGCGTCCTGATATCGATGCAACTGGCGGGACTACTGGTCAGGCGCGGCCTCGATGCGCGCATTCTCGTCGCCTCGGGCTTCGCGATCGTCGCCGTATCGCTATGGCAGATGATCCATTGGTCCCTCGGCGTGGACTACAACCACATCTGGTGGACGGGCGTAATCCAGGGCCTCGGCATCGGCTTCATCTTCATTCCGCTGCAGACAGTCGCCTTTGCCACGCTGCAGCCTCGCTTTCGCACCGACGGGTCGAGCCTGCTCAACCTGACGCGCTCGATCGGCTCTTCGATCGGCATTTCGCTGACCACCGTCATGCTGACCCGGAGCCTGCAGACGAGCCATGCCGACCTCGCCAGCCACATCACCACCGGCACGAGCTCGGCGTTCGACATCTCCAAGATGGACCAGTATCAGACGGTCGGCGACGCGGCTTTCGCCATGCTTGATGCCGAGATCAATCGGCAGGCGGCCATGATCGGCTATCTGAACGACTTCTGGTTCATGATGTGGATTTGCGTCGCCTCGATCCCGCTGGTCCTGTTCATGAACAAGCCCGCCCGGCGGCGCAAATCGCCCGGCGGAGAGGCGGCGCCGGTGGTCCTGGATTAG